The DNA region agcgtagctccgggatgGGCTCCCATCGAGCGCGGGGCCCGCGGTGACTGttcccccagtagctatgctactgctttAAGGTGACATTCTTTGTCATGTAATCAGTGATGTTTCTACTTTTTTCCACCTGGCTTAGGCTGACATAACATGGTAACAGTGGTCCTCTTACTGCCACACATACAAATGCCTCTCAGTGCCCCTTAAATAGTAAAATGCCCCCTGACTTTTGAAAATAAATTGCTATATTATTTTCAAAATCGCAAACCTGTTGCTGGGTTACCCACCTAAGGACTGACTAAGAAACAAAGAAAGCGCAAAATAGGGATTTATCCGATTAAAAAATGAATTTAACAACGAGTGCTCACTTACCTGGTAGTGTTGCAATTGCAACAATCTTTAGGCATATACCAGTTGCTGCAGCTCCAAAGTTGGGCCCTGATCGATTCCCTATAGCCTCTTTGCTGTGGTCTACACCGAGTTTTACAAGTTGCCCAGCAGTGACATCAACATTTTCTGCATTTTAAGGCCACCTCTGACAAAGTAAAGTTTGGGTTCAGTTAGGTTGTGTGTGTGGAGTTTGTCTCACCAGTCCTCTCAGCTGGCAATCATCTCTGTAAATCCCTGCATGATTTCTATAGTCTGCATTTACTTCCAGGCTCAGACCTACTACAAACCCATTGCTGTAAGACAGGCAACAATTCTAAAGACTTTCTGCATAATGTAATAAATCAACATAGACTGCCGTGTTTGCCCTTTTCTATCTCAATGATTTAAAAAAGTTGTAACAAATTTTTGAAATGAAAAAACAATGTTATACAGTATATTCTCTAGTGGTATTGTGTACTGAGTGTAATTGAAATCAATGGTGTCTCTATGCACACGAGCATATACTAAGTCCTGCAATGTTAGAGACATTTTTGCCACTGTTTCTTGTTCTACACCGCATTATTATATGGCATGTGAAAAAATTTCTAAACCAGTCAAACCCTTTAAATGAAGCAAGCATGCGCTATATATAACAAAGCAAACCACAGCATTTTCAAGAATATTTTTATTGCATTAAAAAAATATTGTCTTTGTAAAAACAATAAGTTACATATTTTACAATACTTTAAACCACAATAACAGAATCtagtttttttttgctttgaaaaTAAAAGGTTTTAGAAAGCAATAACGTCCTGAAGAGAGGCTTTTCTGAAGTTGGCACAGAAGGAGAAATCCTATAGATGCTGGTACTATGTACGCTATGGGAAATAAAATGCACTTAAACCAGTATTTCAATAAATGCTGAAGGCTGAGTGGTAGTTTGTAAATGCACATAGGTGTTTCTTACTACATGAGCtatggaggatctgtcagttcaTCTGTCCATTGGGATATTTTATGGATTCTCCATAAAATTCCAGTTTTGACATTCCTTTTTTATTCCtcatggaaatttggggaaaagcTGATAGGCTTGCTTCTTTATAAGAAGTGCAAATGGCTTATCTACTAATATAACAGTGGTCAATTTTAACAAAAATCAAACAAATAATCGAAACCCAAAGGAATTGACACATACGTAGCCCTTACGAGTTTTCTTATCAAACATACCACAGATCATACAGGATGTATTTCTTTCTATTGACTACCATTCATTTGCATTAGTTCCCATCATATGTGGAAATTACAGCTGGTCTTACCTATATAACTTTGGCTCCACAGTCTAATACATCCACATATTTGTACAGTTATAGCCTAAGCAAACAGACCATGTATGACACCAGATATTGCAAATCCAACAGTAATGTGACGCCAATGATAATTCAATTCTGAAGGCAATAATGTTTTGCTATCTTATATAACTTTAGTATATGAATGTAGCATTTTATGACCATTAAGTGCTATATTTGctttgctgtatctgtgcatctaaAAACAGAAACCAAGTAGGTCAAGCATACTACTGTACCTTGAAAACTACTGAAAGCCTACTCATGGGCACATATATGATTCCTATAGCCATGTTAAAGGATCAGGTGGGGCCTTTGTGCAACTGGCCCTCTGTCAAGCTTGGATTATGTACATTTCCTATCATATAAAAGTCCGTCGGTGAATACAATTATATTTTTGCACCCAACATTTCCAATAACATGTCGTCCATATTCACCGAGCCAATGATGGGTCTGAAGAACAGTTCAGCAATGGCGTTGGCATTGATGGATCGCAATAAGGACAAAACAATGATTAACTTGGTGAATCTGGAGTGATCCCATCTCTGGATCATCTTCACATGCTCATTTAAGGCTTGGTGGGCTTCCTGTTGTAATCCTTGGATATACCGAGCACAGTGTAGTCCCGGCAAATCTGTGTGCACAAAATAAAGAGAACAGTCAATGATATTATACTCTTAAGCAATGAATATCAGTAAGGAATAATGCTATAAATATTATTCAAGTAATAACCCAGACTGATTAGAATGATGTAACTCCAACTAAAACCAATCAGATGGTTGAGGCTGGGCTCACATCTTGCTCTTTACTGTTGCACAAGTGTTTGTGCTTCAACCAAAACTGCGCCGACGTGTAATTTGCCGCAGATATCATATCGTTAACAGCTATAAGCAGCATCATTGTCAATAGCTGTTTTTCTGTATAAGTGAGCGGCCATTAATGAttaaagtatttttaactgtactcTATTAGAAAACAAGCAGCATGTTGGCGCAGGTTTACAACACATTAATCTAACGTAATGGTTGGGAAAACAAAGACACTTCAGCTATATGGACACTAGTGTACTGCTAGAATATCACCAatccatgtgggaaatgttaacttCCTAAGTAAAGGTACactttttaattttactttttccATGATCTGGGCAACACACCCACTAGACTGATCAAGTGAAGCGCTGGGAAACTTTAAAAACCATGCTTGCATCTGTGAGTTCTCATTATAAGTCAATTAATTGAATATCATGagaacttgtagattgtgagccttcgcgggcagggtcctcactcctcctgtaccagttatgacttgtattgtttaagattattgtacttgtttttattatgtatacccctcctcacacgtaaagcgccatggaataaatggcgctataacaataaataataataataataacttcttaACTTGTATGGCAGTAAGACCAGCGTTTCTCAACCTCAGATTCAAAGAACTAAAGTATCCCCAATATCTTACACTGAATACTTAAAAGCATATCATGAGGACAGTACAAGATGTGGGGTTCATTCACGGAGTCACAAGTCTACGATGTAGACCACCCTGTACATTAACAATTCTGGCACTGTAATTTACTCACTACTAACACCATGACTATTTTTCAACAATAAAAGTCACCAccgtattgatttttttttatatataatctgAGAATGATCATTATTATAATTATTGGTCCTAAAAAGGGCAATGTTACTAATAAGTAGTTATAAGTTATATAAGAAATAAAGTCCAATTTCAACAAGCTATATTTTAAAATGTGTTCATTATTCTTTACTAACCGATTGGTATTAATTAgacgtgtaatactaaggaaaaccTCCACCATGACTGTATGAAGAATCCTCATTAATCAACCTCGCCCTACTAATCACTGTACATTCTCATGTGGCGGAGCTGAAAATACGAATTATGTCACTTTTTATTTTGCATCATGGTTATCACTGAGATGAATtagttaaataataaataaaactaatGTTCCCACAGTCCAATGTAAAACTACTGAGAGCGCCGTGGTATCATGGTATGTCATAAGAATAGACTGGTATTGCCAAAGCTAGCACTAATCTAATGTCTTCTGTAATGACTAGCTAATGATGatcactgggattttttttttttttttgcatataaaataaattaaagcaGATTGCAGCAACTTATTGTATTTCTTGGGAGAGTTtttgttctttttgggtcttagCATGGAAACCTGCCAAAAAACTATTCTCCACTTACAAAATGCTGCACCTTATAAAATGAACATCAAACTTGCGTGAATTGAATCCATATTCTTCTCTTCACTCCCAGCTCTCACATCCAGATCCTGCATTTCCTCAACTTCATCAATGGAATAAACAATGCCCAAGCACAATGCAAACACTGAACCTCACAAACGAACTTCACTAAAGTGTTTCCCAGACCACTGACCAAATAACTAGGAGGATACCGCAGACCTGAGTTTAGTGGCGCATGATGTCATAACGGAACACCTGGTGACATCACTAAGTGCTATCTGCTGTTTCATGTAGTGCTGTAGATAAACCTACTACTTTATGGAAACATTGATAGTTACATATTATATGTCCAAAAGAAACAGCGTAACGACAAAGTATTGATACAACAGCTTAACTATTGATTATCCATGGATATTGATACACTTTTGATATCAGTTTATTCTTGAATGTTGCTAGCCATATTTACCTGGATTGAATAGTACAATCCCTTTGAGATAGGCGTACTCTTTGTTGCTAATCCCCAGGCTCCAGCACTTCTCTAAGAACTCCTTGATCCACCTGATCTCAGTGGCAGTGGGCAGATGCATCACTTTATGCTGCTGCTGGAGACTAGTTCCAAGTGGTAATGAATCTTGCTGTTCCTGGTGCTGTTTCCTCTCTGCTCCTTGTCTGTTAGTCAAAATCCTTTGTAACATGCTGGGCTCAGATGTTTCAACAGTTTCAAAGTCTACCTTGTCCTGTGCAAGTCCCAGCACCAGCAGAGGAGCCCAGCAGCTCCTCACCAACAGTAGCTGGTCAGCTAGGGGTAGCTCCTGGAAGCAGGGCAGGCTCTTCACAAACCTTAGGGTCTTCACTAGCACCGCGGAGGCAGCCTTGCAGGTAACCTGGGGGCATTTAAGACTGACTCTCTTCTGAGCTCCACAGGTGCAGCCTTGTCCATAGCCCCCTATGTGCTCTTCCTTCCTGCCTTTGTGCAATTCTTTGTGCTCTTCATTCTTCAGGATATTGTATAAGATACTGCTGTGCCTCCTGTTATCCACAGAACAGTGACATTTATCTAAACAAGCCATGGAGA from Ranitomeya variabilis isolate aRanVar5 chromosome 3, aRanVar5.hap1, whole genome shotgun sequence includes:
- the NR0B1 gene encoding nuclear receptor subfamily 0 group B member 1: MACLDKCHCSVDNRRHSSILYNILKNEEHKELHKGRKEEHIGGYGQGCTCGAQKRVSLKCPQVTCKAASAVLVKTLRFVKSLPCFQELPLADQLLLVRSCWAPLLVLGLAQDKVDFETVETSEPSMLQRILTNRQGAERKQHQEQQDSLPLGTSLQQQHKVMHLPTATEIRWIKEFLEKCWSLGISNKEYAYLKGIVLFNPDLPGLHCARYIQGLQQEAHQALNEHVKMIQRWDHSRFTKLIIVLSLLRSINANAIAELFFRPIIGSVNMDDMLLEMLGAKI